A genome region from Brassica oleracea var. oleracea cultivar TO1000 chromosome C2, BOL, whole genome shotgun sequence includes the following:
- the LOC106325177 gene encoding transcription factor DIVARICATA, with protein sequence MSSTNGGYQENTNWIFQEVKDAMWTVEENKRFEKALAVLGDKDDLESWSNIAALIPGKSVDDVIKRYKKLEDDISDIEAGLVPDPGYCSDASAGDYFFGLENSGYGYNYVVGGKRSSPATTDGFRLPMPEKERKKGVPWTEEEHRRFLMGLKKYGKGDWRNIARNFVTTRTPTQVASHAQKYFIRQLTDGKDKRRSSIHDITTVNVPDANAPTTATPAAATVSPTPTNPFDVFLPPKPHHSFAFSPASSYHNTFPQWS encoded by the exons ATGTCATCGACGAACGGAGGTTACCAGGAGAACACAAACTGGATTTTTCAAGAAGTCAAAGACGCCATGTGGACGGTTGAAGAAAACAAACGGTTCGAGAAAGCTCTAGCCGTTCTCGGCGACAAAGACGACCTAGAGAGCTGGTCCAACATCGCCGCTTTGATCCCGGGGAAATCCGTAGATGACGTCATTAAACGATACAAGAAGCTGGAGGATGACATCAGCGACATCGAGGCCGGACTTGTCCCCGATCCGGGCTACTGCTCCGATGCCTCCGCAGGTGATTACTTCTTTGGGCTAGAGAACTCCGGTTACGGTTACAATTATGTCGTCGGAGGAAAGAGAAGTTCGCCGGCGACGACCGATGGTTTCAGGCTTCCGATGCCGGAAAAAGAACGGAAGAAAGGAGTTCCATGGACCGAGGAAGAACACCG ACGATTCCTAATGGGTTTGAAGAAATATGGAAAGGGAGATTGGAGAAACATTGCAAGAAACTTTGTGACAACTCGAACGCCGACGCAAGTTGCTTCCCACGCTCAAAAATATTTCATTCGACAGCTCACCGATGGTAAAGACAAACGGCGGTCAAGCATTCACGACATTACAACCGTTAACGTCCCCGATGCAAACGCACCAACAACCGCCACACCCGCCGCCGCAACAGTCTCTCCTACTCCAACCAACCCTTTTGACGTTTTCCTTCCTCCAAAGCCTCATCACAGTTTCGCGTTTTCGCCTGCGTCTAGTTATCATAACACGTTTCCGCAATGGAGTTGA
- the LOC106324971 gene encoding laccase-10, protein MEFPIRILVLFALLAFPACVHGAIRQYTFNVVTKQMTRLCSTKQIVTVNGKFPGPTIYANEDDTILVNVVNNVKYNVSIHWHGIRQLRTGWADGPAYITQCPIKPGHSYVYNFTVTGQRGTLWWHAHVLWLRATVHGAIVILPKPGLPYPFPKPHREEVIVLGEWWKSDTENVINEALKSGLAPNVSDAHVINGHPGLVPNCPSQGNFKLAVESGKTYMLRLVNAAMNEELFFKIAGHRFTIVEVDAVYVKPFTTDTILIAPGQTTTALVSAARPSGKYLIAAAPFQDSAVVAVDNRTATATVHYSGTLSATPTKTTSPPPQNATSVANSFVNSLRSLNSATYPAKVPTTVDHDLLFTVGLGINRCHSCKAGNFSRVVAAINNITFKMPKTALLQAHYFNLTGIYTTDFPAKPHHVFDFTGKPPSNLATMKATKLYKLPYNSTVQVVLQDTGNVAPENHPIHLHGFNFFVVGIGSGNYNSKKDAKKFNLVDPVERNTVGVPSGGWAAIRFRADNPGVWFMHCHLEVHTTWGLKMAFLVENGKGPNQSILPPPSDLPKC, encoded by the exons ATGGAATTTCCAATCCGGATCTTAGTGCTCTTTGCATTGCTGGCCTTTCCGGCATGTGTCCACGGTGCAATCCGCCAGTACACTTTTAAC GTGGTGACGAAGCAAATGACGCGGCTTTGCTCAACAAAACAGATAGTTACCGTTAACGGTAAGTTTCCAGGACCCACAATATATGCTAATGAAGACGACACAATTCTCGTTAACGTCGTCAACAACGTCAAGTATAATGTCTCTATCCATTG GCATGGAATAAGACAATTAAGAACCGGTTGGGCCGATGGACCAGCCTACATTACCCAATGCCCCATTAAACCGGGTCACAGCTACGTGTATAATTTCACGGTCACAGGGCAACGTGGAACACTCTGGTGGCACGCACATGTTCTTTGGCTCCGAGCTACGGTTCATGGTGCCATCGTGATTCTGCCAAAACCGGGTCTACCTTACCCGTTCCCTAAACCACACAGAGAAGAAGTCATCGTACTAG GTGAGTGGTGGAAATCCGATACCGAAAATGTTATTAATGAAGCATTAAAATCCGGTTTAGCACCTAATGTCTCAGATGCTCATGTCATTAACGGCCATCCCGGTCTCGTCCCAAACTGCCCATCGCAAG GTAATTTTAAATTAGCGGTAGAGAGCGGGAAAACATACATGCTACGACTAGTAAACGCAGCAATGAACGAAGAGCTCTTCTTCAAGATCGCTGGCCACCGCTTCACCATTGTGGAAGTCGATGCCGTCTACGTCAAACCCTTCACCACCGACACAATCCTAATCGCTCCCGGCCAAACCACCACCGCCTTGGTCTCGGCTGCCCGTCCCTCAGGCAAATACCTAATCGCCGCCGCTCCATTCCAAGACTCAGCAGTCGTGGCTGTGGACAATCGCACAGCCACTGCCACAGTACATTACTCCGGCACACTCTCCGCCACACCTACCAAAACCACTTCACCGCCACCTCAGAACGCCACATCCGTCGCCAACTCGTTCGTTAATTCTCTACGGAGTCTCAACTCAGCCACATATCCAGCTAAAGTTCCAACCACCGTAGATCATGATCTATTATTCACCGTGGGACTAGGAATCAACCGCTGTCACAGCTGTAAGGCGGGGAACTTTTCACGAGTAGTCGCCGCGATAAACAACATTACGTTCAAGATGCCTAAAACGGCTCTGCTTCAAGCGCATTACTTCAACCTAACCGGAATCTATACAACCGATTTTCCAGCTAAACCGCACCATGTTTTTGATTTTACCGGAAAACCACCTTCGAATCTAGCAACCATGAAAGCCACAAAGCTTTACAAGCTACCGTACAATTCAACGGTGCAAGTTGTTTTACAGGATACCGGAAATGTGGCGCCGGAAAACCATCCAATTCATCTTCATGGGTTTAATTTCTTTGTGGTTGGTATTGGATCTGGTAATTATAACTCCAAGAAAGATGCCAAGAAATTTAATCTTGTTGATCCGGTGGAGAGGAACACCGTTGGAGTACCTTCTGGTGGTTGGGCGGCCATCAGATTCCGAGCAGATAATCCAG GGGTTTGGTTTATGCATTGCCATTTAGAGGTGCACACAACATGGGGACTTAAGATGGCTTTTCTGGTGGAGAATGGTAAAGGTCCCAACCAATCAATTCTTCCTCCTCCAAGTGATCTTCCCAAATGTTGA
- the LOC106323113 gene encoding uncharacterized protein LOC106323113 — MDIRGIVTHYRCGEHVRLLTSRTVKNRGRLFHSCPYGDETSRFHLLKWADRSALEEIEDMKVRIDYLEKASSTLEKDNESFNSEVETLTIETRTNEAVVYSSQKELQGFEKELQDCKMEVKGLKNMVLEMERTWDVFVYC, encoded by the exons ATGGACATTAGAGGAATTGTGACTCATTACAGATGTGGAGAACATGTGAGACTGCTTACGTCTCGGACAGTGAAAAATCGAGGGAGGCTTTTTCATTCTTGTCCTTATGGAGATGAG ACAAGTCGGTTCCATTTGTTGAAGTGGGCAGATAGATCGGCCCTTGAAGAGATTGAGGATATGAAGGTAAGAATTGATTATCTTGAAAAAGCTTCAAGCACTTTAGAAAAAGATAACGAGAGCTTCAATTCTGAAGTGGAAACTCTTACAATCGAGACCCGCACTAATGAAGCAGTTGTGTACAGTTCACAGAAAGAGTTACAAGGATTTGAGAAAGAACTTCAAGATTGCAAGATGGAGGTGAAAGGGCTAAAGAACATG GTGTTGGAGATGGAAAGAACATGGGATGTTTTTGTGTATTGTTAG